The Arachidicoccus terrestris genome includes the window TACGACCAGCTATGCCCAAGGCGGAGATCTGCCGCTGGGGCTGACGACCCAGTACATTGGCAGCGGTTTATTTGGCGCGAATTATACAGTGGACGGCCCAACAGTACTGCGCTATGCATTTATGCCGCATGGCGGGGACTGGAAAACCAGCGGCGTCAACCGGGCTTCAGCAGATTTTAATACACCGCTGAAACTGATAGCGACAGAAAATCGGGCACATGACCGCCCGGTAAAACGGCGCTCTGGCAGGAAAGCACAAAAGCGAGCCTCCTTTTTATCTGTTGATCCGTCGGCCGGTTGGGACGTTACGGCCTTTAAAATGGACGGCGAAGGCAGTTATATCCTCAGACTTTTTAACGCTGTGGGAGACGGCCAGCCCTACTGTCTGCGATTATCTGAGCGCCTGGTAAAGACCAAGAACATCACCCTGGAACTGATTGATCTCAATGGTCGGTCTCTTGGGACATTACCTGCTGATAAAAACGGCAGGGATTTTCAGCTCCGAATACCACCTCTGGGTTTGAGGACCATTAAAATTATCTGTAACTGATACTTCGGTTGCCAGGGCGGTAGGTCTGATTCAATTTAATACCGGTCAAATGGCTATATTTACCCAAAGATACGTAGCAATGAAAACAGACAGGATTCCACTCACCGATAAAAAATACTATCTCTTATTTGGGTTCCTCACCACTATTTTCCTGATGTGGGGACTAGCCCTTACGCTGATGGATGTACTCAACAAACATTTTCAGACAGCACTGCATATTTCTAAATCCAGATCAGCGCTGATTCAGCTGGCGACATTTGGCGCCTATACCCTGGTGGCCCTGCCGGCGGGTATTTATATGAAACGCTTTGGCTACAGAAAAGCTATTTTAGCAGGACTGTTTTTGTTTTCGATAGGCGCTTTTCTTTTCATTCCGGCAGCCAACCGGGGATCTTTCGAATACTTTTTGATGGCCCTTTTTATACTGGCCTCCGGAATGGCGGCACTGGAAACAGTGGCTCATCCATATGTAGCTGCGCTGGGTGATCAGCGAACCAGCGATCAACGTATTAATTTTGCGCAATCCTTCAACGGCCTGGGTGGTGTCATTGGCCCGGCGATTGGTAGCTTTTTTTTGCTGAAAGCGGAACAGCAGCATCTAAGCGATCTATCTACCGTCAAAACGCTATATGTGGCTATTGGTTGCGTTATCGCGCTGATGGGCCTTGTTTTTGTCTTTTCTCCCTTTTCCAGCACTTCCCTGCCGCAGGAAGCAGCCCATCCACAGACGGGTGAACGGTCGGGTGCGATGCAACTCGCTGCTCCTGCTTCCGTCAGGCATCTGATCCATGAAAAGCATTTCGTCTTCTCGGTAGTGGCCCAGTTTTTCAACGTAGCTGCCCAGGCAGGCACCTGGGCCTATTTTATCAATTATGGAGAGGAGGTGCTGCATCTAAGTGCCGAACATGCAGGCTATTTTTTCTCGCTCAGTATTTTTTTACTCGTGATCGGTCGCTTTACCGGTACCTTCCTGATGCGCTATATTAAACCCCACAAACTATTGGCTATTTTTGCCTTTTGTAATATTCTGATGTGCATGATCGTGGCGCAGAGCGCCGGGTGGGTGTCATTTGCAGCATTATTAATGATCAACTTTTTTTTCAGCATCATGTATCCTACGATCTTCAGCCTCGGGCTCAAGGATCTGGGCAGCTGCACACAACAGGCGTCCTCGTTTATTGTTATGGGTTTTTTAGGGGGAGCTATTTTCCCGCCTTTAATGGGACTTATCGCCAATCGGCACATGGCGGCTTCTTATTATTTACCCATTCTGTGTTACATAACCATTTTTGCTTTTGGCATCCGGTACCCGCGACTTAACAAGCATTATAGAACATTACATAAAGTGGATCATACCCCGAAAAACTAAAACCTTTACGACTTGAAAAAATTATCAATTGCCGATATTGCGCGAGAGCTGAATATTTCTAAAACGACCGTTTCCTTTATTTTAAATAAGCGGGCGGAAGAAAAAAGGATCAGTCCCCAGCTGGTTGAGCGAGTGGAAGCGTTCATAAAAGAGGTCGGATATAAACCCAACCCTATTGCCAAAAGCCTTAGAACTGGCAAGACCAATATCATCGGGCTGATGGTAGAAAATATTGCTGACCCCTTCTTTGCAGCTGTCGCCAGGCATGTAGAAAATAAGGCCTATCAGAACGGTTATAAAATCCTGTATTGCAGTACGGATAATAACACAGAGAAAACCAAAGAACTCCTGGACATGTTTCGGGAGCGTAATGTGGACGGCTGTATTATTGCGCCACCTGTAGGTGTGGAAGCAGAAATTACCTCGCTGCTGGATTCCGGCATGCCGGTGGTCTTTTTTGACCGTCATCTGGAAGGTATCCAGACTGACCAGGTAGAAGTCAATAATTACGAAAGTACTTTTGAGGCAACCCGACTGCTCATCGCAGAATCATATCGTGATATCGGATTTATTACTTTCTCCTCCACCCAGACCCAGATGCAAGGCCGGCTGGCCGGCTACCGGGCAGCCGTCGGCGCCGCCGGCCTGAAACAATATATACTGGAGATCAATTTTGATCAGGACGAGAGACGGATCATCCAGCCTATCGTCGATTTTCTACGTCAGCATAAAAAAATGGACGCCATTCTTTTCAGCGCCATCCAGGCGGGCACCAACGGGCTGAAAGCTTTCCAGCAATTAGGCATCCGTGTCCCCGATGACCTGGCGGTCATTGCCTTTGACGACTGCGATCTTTTTGAGTTATATAATCCTTCTATTACGGCCATCTACCAACCCATTGACAAGATCGCCGAAGCCACTATCGACCTGCTCTTAAAGCGTCTTAAAAAGAAAACCCCCGTAGGAGAATTCAAAAAAATTGTTATACCTACTGGTCTTACCCTTCGTAACTCTTCCGGGTTGGTATAGCGCTGTCTGCCAGCAGGTGTCTGTGCTATTTTTCCAGCCGTTCCGGCCAGTCATCCGATCTAAAAGGCTCCGCCGGCAGTCCGGCGCCGTTCTGCAAATTGGTCACCGGGTAATTAAAAAAAGCGTACCGGACGGCCACCGGACTGGCTACTTTCTCAGTATGCAGGATCACTGTATTTCCTTCAATAGAAGCCTCGGCGGGATAAAATACCCTGTCGCTTCCGGCCAGAAAGAAAAATTTGGGCGCTCTCCCATCTTTTGTATGTAATCCGCCCGAGAGCGTCCGGGGAACAAAATATACTACCACCCTGTTACTTCTATAGGCTGCATAAGCAAACGCCGGCCCCCTGTAAGGCACATGCAGCCAGCCATACGTTCGGTTCAGGGCTACTTCGGCCAGGCGGCGACCGACAGGGCGTTTATCTTTGGGATGCAGGTTTTGCGGATCGCCGACATCCATGGTCAGCACCATATTCGTATTATTAAGGCGGCGTATCTTGGCCTGCGCTTCCCTGAAAAAAGCGTCTCCTGCTAATGAAGGATTCATTTTCTCGTGGGCATAAGGCGCGATCTGCACATATTCAAAAGGAAGCGCGCCTTGCTGAAATCGGGCCCGCCAGCTTTGAATCATAGCAATAGTTGCCCGTGTATAACTTTCCCGATCCCTGTAATTGGTTTCTCCCTGGTACCAGCAGAACCCCTTAATAGAAAGCTTGATAAAGGGATGAATCAGGGCGTTATATAGCAGAAAAGGCCGGGTAACTTTTTCAAAAGAAAAAGCCGCATCGACGGGTTCCCTGGATTTTGGATCCTGTAAATAGGGCTGCAGGTAAGCATGGTTCAGTAAACTGTCTTTTTTAAGCACCTCCTCGGGCACAAATGCCTGGACGGCAGAGGCGCCGATACCGGAGAAAATAAGGCCGATCGGGATGTTCAGCTTCTTTTGCAGTTCTGCTCCGAAACTATAGCCGACTGCACTAAAGGTCCGGACGGTAGAAGGCGTGCAGACTGCCCAGTTGCCTTTTATAGAGTCTACCGGCTGTGCACTGAAGTTCAACGCGACATTCAGTAGCCGGATATGGGGATTATCAGCTTCCGCAATCACCCTGGTGGAATCCAGCATTTCCCGGACCGCAAACTGCATATTGGACTGACCGCTTAAAAACCAAAGGTCACCAATCAACAGGTCATTTAATACGACTTGCTGGCCCATGCCACTAATGCGAATGCTGTGTGTCCGGTAATCACCACGTTTCGCTTTCGGAACGCTGATAATGCCTTCAAAGCATTTATCCGAAGTCGCCCTGACCTGAAGCGGTGAGGCCATCCAGTCCGCTTTTATAGTAATCACGGTTCCCTGAGGAGCCTTTCCCCACACCTTAAAGGGCTTATTTTGCTGAATCACCATATGGCTCTGCAATACAGTAGAAACGCTGAGGCTGTCCTTTGGGAAGTCACCGGCAGATGCAACGAAACCAAAGTGCATAAAAACAGTAAAAAATACAATACGATAAACGCTTTTCAGGTATTTGTTCAACATTATTACTCGATTAAATTTAATAAGCCCCGCTGCATAGTATACTTTAATATATCTCTTTCAGACCTGGACCGGACTGAAAGGCCCCAACTGCGATTACTGCTGGGGAGCTGCTTCAAGATCCCAATATAAGAAACATAAAGCGGGCCGAGCCGCTACTAGAGGCCAGGAGTAGATCTGTTTTTTTATCCAGATAGCGATCTGGGACCATAAAATTCTGAAAATACCTAAAAATGCAAAGCATCCTGTGTGAAACCCGGTAATGTATTCGGTAATTTTGATCTTTAGGTTCTTTAACTTTCTTTAGTGCTGTGTCAAAACGGGAGTAGCCGAATTTTACACTAAGCATTTGAGGGTTAATTTATTAGAAAGCCGTTTGTGCTGGCTTTCATCTTTAACTTAAAAAATAATAGCGGTCAACGGTACATACATGTGTCTATCATACGGGTGAACAGTGAAGGCGGTGAAAGAATAAAGCCGGAATTAACGCCCGGCCTGTTTCTCAGAAAGCATAAGGTCATCCGAATCATTAAATTTTCAGACTTCATAAAATCTCTAGAATGAAAAAACCTGGACTATTCATCTCTTTTTTGCTGGCTATTGCAGCAAACAGCTTCGGCCAGCAAAAGCCCGCTCCCTTCAAAGCGGGTGACAGGGTGGTTTTTGCCGGCAACAGTATAACGGAAGCGGGATTCTACGAATCCTATATCTGGCTGTATTATATGACACATTTTCCCAACCGGCCCATTACGGTGATCAATGGTGGCGTTGGCGGTGATGTAGCAGAGCAGATCTACCGGCGGCTGGAAGGCGACCTCCTGCCTAAAAAGCCGACAAAGCTAGTCGTAAGTTTCGGTATGAATGACAGTAAGTATTTTGAATACAACGACACCAAAAACCCGGTAACGGAAGCCAAGCGGAAAGAGATCGTCCAAGCCTCTTATAAAAGCTATCTAAAGATCCAGGATACGTTATTAGCCCACCCGGAAATTCAGAAAATCATCATGTCCTCCTCTCCTTATGATGAAACTGTGAAGCAAGAAGGCAGCCTTTTTAAGGGGAAAGCCAAAACCATGGAAGAGATCGTAGCCTTTCAAAAAAAGGCTGCGAAGGATCAGCACTGGGCCTATGTCGATCTGTTCCATCCTATGACTGTCATTAACGAAAAAGAACAGGAAAAAGATTCCTCCTATACTTCGACCGGTCCGGATAGAATCCACCCAGGTAGCGCCGGACATCTGATTATGGCCTATATCTTTCTCAAAGACCAGGGATTGGCAGGCAATCCCGTTGCCCGGTTTACCATTAAAGCCTCCAAGACGAAGGCCATTGAAACAGAGAATTGCAGCATATCCGACATTCAGCATCAGGCAGGTAAATTCAGTTTCAGCTACCTGGCGAAGTCCCTGCCCTTTCCCATTGATACTGTTGCCCGCGTCTGGGGCAATAAGCAGGTGGAGACAGAAGCACTGCCAGTGATTCCTTTTATGAAAGAATTTAATAATGAAGAGATGAAAATAGACGGGCTGAAAGGCAAGTCTTATTTATTAAAAATTGACGGGCAGCCCATTACCATTTTGTCGTCCGAGCAATTAGAAGCGGGTGTAAACCTGGCAGCCTTACACAATACACCGCAGTACCAGCAGGCGCTTCAGATTATGGACCTCAATTCAAAAAGAAAAGAGATCGAAGCCAGATTCAGAAACTACTATTGGGTACAGTATGATTTTTTGTATGATAAAGGGTTACTCTTTGATACAACTCAGGTCGCAACCGATACGATTAATGCCAATTTATCCAAGAACGGATGGCTGAAAGCTAAGTATGAGGATTATGAAGCCGTCAGAACCAAGGCTCCCGATCTGAGACGCCAGATGAGCACATATGTTGACAAGATTTATTCAGTCAATAAACCCGTCCGCCGCCAATTTGAGTTAATTGAGCAATAACTGTTGTCGTTTCAGCAACAATGTTTGCATTATTACTAAAGCCCCATCTATGGCATATATGCTCATTGGCTGGGGCTTTATTTTGGTGGTATATTGCCTATTGAAGATCACCGGCTGTTATCGATCTCCCAGATCCAGTCTTATCGCGCCCTTTTCCGGTACAATTTCAAAATCAGCCGGTGCTGTATTTCGATCAATGCCGGCGACAAAATGACCCTGGATGGCTTTAACTTTGTAGTCATGGCCCAGAAACCTGCTTTTTATCCACCCGGGAGTTATTGCTGTAAAAGGTAACTCGTCTTTTTTAGCCGCTATTAATTTCATTTTCCACTGGGCAGCTGCCGGACCGTCCACCAGTTTTGCTTCCACACATCTTTCAGAGAGCCGTATCTCTAAGGTGCCGTTGTTGCCCTTTAGAGGCCAGCTAATCTGTAACGCCGTCTTGCTCTTTTTCGTAACCAAAGGCTGTTCCCCCTCCATCGGCTCAAATATACCATTTCTCTTCACTAGAAACACAAGCCCTGCACTACGCGCTTTCGTGCTCCAGAAATGCCCATCTATAAAGGGCAGCGTAAATAAGGTGCACTTACTGCCGGTAGCATTCCTGCTATAATAGGGAGAGGTCATTGTTTCATCAAAGAGATGAATATCCCTTATCCGGAGCCGGGCGCTGTCCCAAAGTAAATTGATCCGGTAGAATCTGCTATCCAGCCAAACTGTTTTCTGACCTTCTTCCGGAAGGTCCGTCAGGGCCGTCACAGAAGTCACTGGCGTCACATTGAACTGCTTTTTAAACCAGCGGGCTGTTTTGACCATGGTTTCTACCTGAAAGCTGCCGGTTTGCCGTAAAGCTGCGATTTTCCTAAACTGATATTGCAGGCCGTCTTTCATAGCTTTCCAGGTAAAAGAATTCTCCTGTCCGGCCTGTGCATAGCCAAAGGCCATTGCTTCTCCCTGAATAAGCGTCTTAAAGAACCAGTCTACCCAGGTAGTATCACCGCCGCCGAATTTATATACCGGTTCCAGCGTGATCACGCCCTGATGCGCTGTCCCGATACCGTCATCATACTGACGGATCGGGTCACTTCCCAGCATTCTAAATATGGGAACAGGAATCTGCCCCTTTTGTGTCTGTGCCGGCATATACGCATTTTGCAAACTGGGGTAATAGGCCTGATTCCAGTAGCCGCCCCATAAAGTGTAGCCGTCGGTGCCGATCTGATCTTTGCAGTTACAGGAGGCGATGATGCCATATTTTCTATACATGTAGTTAATGCTATACGCATCCAGGTACCAGCAGCCGACCGTTTTCGGATAATCGCCAAATACCCTTTTAAAGTCCCGCATATAAGTGTCAATCAACTTTTCCCTTTCTTTAGGTGTATAGCCTGTTGTAAAATCAACATCGGCTCTGGAATCCCAGCGTGCGTTTCCCCGCCATTTAAGGCCCGCCTTTTCTGCCAGCGGTTGTGGGACTTCCAGCCAGCCACCGATTTCAAAGCGGTCTTTAGGTAAAGCGCGCAAGAAATTTTGATACCGGCTGTCCAAAAGGGCGTCATACTGCAATAGAAACGTCCCTGGCAACTGATATTGATTCATTAGCTCCACCTGTTTTACGACCGTCTGATAGAGCACATCTTCAGTTATAGCCGGATCTCTGGGCTCTAGTAAGCGTATAAAATTAACGATATGGATAATTTTTGGACTGTTTGTATCTGCCTGCAGCAAACCTCCTCCTTGATCTACGGTCGTTACATAGCTTGCGTTCACTTGCCTTATGCCAGAAAATAGTAGCACGAACAGTACTGCATACTTGATTAATACCTTTGCCTGAAAGAATATTTTCATCACAATATTTTAAGATTGTAGAGACTATCTTACCGTAAGTTAAGCAACTCTTCAGGCAAAATGTTCGCGTTTAGTATTTGTTTGAAATTCAGCGCAGTCATAAAGACCTCTAATTAAATGAATGCCCTTTCATGTAGAAAAGAACCCTGATTGACCGAATTGTAGTTAATTTTTCGACCAGCTTGAAAAAGAGGCCTTATGTTAGCATCTCCTTTTTTCCTGTGAAATATAACTGTGATTGATCAGGTCAATAATAGCTGTCGGGAGGCTGCCCGGCAGTCATCTGAAAGAAGTCCAACAGAAAATACCTTCCGTCCTCAATATTTTATCATCTTTCGCTCGATGACAAAATCCTTTCAACGCTATTGCTATTTCACTTTTTAATTTGCTGTATGATTGCCTGTGCATATGCAAAGGGATTCATTTCAAAGCGGCCGTATCATATTTATTGATGTCGTGGCTTCGCAGTATGCTGCCATAATCAGAAGAATACAGGGGTTCAATATTCTCCTTCAAGTATACTGCTTTTCTAAAATGTCGAAGTTATGAGTAGTTGCAAGGTTCAATAGGCTTTTATACTTAGAAACAAAAATAGGCAATCAAGTTATATAGATTGCCTATTGATTGCCCTTGAAGGCTACCAGCCGGACATGTCATAAATTTTGCTCATAATTTTAGATATTTAAAAGTTAACGGATACTGTTTGCCAGTTTATGAAGGTCTCTTTTGCCATTTATCAGCCAGATCGGTAAACTCAACCCAAATTGTCGGGACACTTTGATACTTTCTTTTGTACATGATATAGAAGCTATAGTCGTTAAAATAGCCTATCATCAATGTTCTGAAAAGTTTTTTGACAAAAAGCTCATCTAGAATGCCCTGATTGACACCTACTGCCAGAGACTCAAAGTAATTCAAAATGGCAATTAAGGCAGCCCGGGCTTCATCACTTTCCTCTAATTGTTCATAAAAATCCTTTGCTTTATTCTCAAGGATTAAATGTTTTTTGGACTCAAAGAGCTGCTTCGTTGTCTTTAAATTCACTACCATAGCAGGGCGATGCCATTCGCATATGGTGTTGTAAGTTTCAGCACACTTTGCAAATCTTCTGTCATACAGGTCTTTGTCATGCTTATGCTCATAGTTCAAAATTGCATAGAAAATCCCGATGATCACAGAGCCGTAAGTTGCAATAACGGCGATGTTTCTTAGAAGTTCACTATCGGTAGAACAAATAACTGCCTCATAAACGCCGTAACCAATGGCAATCAGGAATAGGAGGATAAAAAGCATCCTATACTTGAACACAAATCCTGTTACATAATTAATCCACTTGTCTAGCCCTGCTATGGAATACTTGGGCTCTACTAAACTTTCCATTTATCGGATTTAAATTTTGAAAAATAATGTTTCTTAAGCAATCGCACTTACTTTTCAATAATGGGTAGGATCAATGAAAGGCAAAGGTAACTGCTTTTGTTTATCAAACAAAATGTTATCCCCAATAAATTCCATTTTTTTCACGATAACTAAAGAATTAACATTTTGGTGCCCGCTCAATACAATCGGGTCTTCTGTTATTTTTATGTAAATATCAGCAGTCATATTTCTGACTGACTCCCATTCCAATCATCTACTTACAACCATAGACAAGAGATCTCATCAGGCATATACATAGATAATTTTCTATTATTATTAAGACTGTACTTCTTGCATTTGCAGTATCTTAGAACTTAACTATGAAAGGAATTTTTAAAAGATTACACCTGAAACTTCTGTTTACCTTTTACAGAAGCCATCTTCTGGCTGACACGGTCATTACGCTATTATGTTTGTCGACACTCTATAAATGGGGTCTTGTTTCTTTTCAAGGCATATTTTGGCTGAAAATTATCAGCTATGGGGTTATTTATTATTTTATGGATGCACTTTACAAAAATCAATACTATTATTATCTGAACCTGGGTTTGAGCAAATCTGCCCTTTGGACTGTTACACTATCCATAGATTTTGCTGTTTTTATATTACTGATCATCCTTACCTGTTATATACGATGAGTATCCTGGAAATCGATAGTATCATCCTTGAGTTGGGTGCCCGACGGATCCTGTCAGACATTTATATCAAATGTGAAACCGGTAAGGTTACAACGCTGGTTGGAGCAAACGGCTCCGGAAAGTCCTGCCTTTTAAATATCATTATGGGTAAATTGACTCCTTTAAGTAAATCTGTAAGAATTGATAATAAGCCTTTGAAATCGGTTTATCCGGATATCAACTATTTGCCACAGGTACCCTTTGTCCCTGGAAGGTTGACTGTCAGCCGGGTTTTCTCAGATTATCAGGTAAGGTTGGAAGAATTTATCAACCATTTTCCATCATTTAAAACTAAAGTAAAACATAGATTTCGACAATTGTCCGGCGGTGAAAGACGGTTGATTGAGGTCTATCTTTTAGTTAAAACACCCGCGAAGTTTACATTACTTGACGAGCCCTTTACCCATATCGTGCCCGTGCACTTGGAAAAGATAAAACCAGTTATCCAGTCAGAAAAAACTAAAGGCTTTTTGATAACCGATCATCTTTATAAGGAGGTGATGGATATTGCCCAAAACAGATATTTGTTACAGCAGGGAAAAACCTGGCCTGTTAAAGACATGGCCGATCTGCAAAGGTTGGGTTATATTAATATCTCTTGAATTTCTTATGATAGTATCGTCATAAACGGACGGCCAACAGGCAACAAATCCCTGGGACTAGGACAAATCTTTTTTATGGTAAACAACCTGAATCACTCCAGAGTTAAAGGTTCGGCTTCCCACTAAATTCAATGATACCGTCCGGTCGACCTGTTCAAACAGCCGCTTACCACTTCCAAGTATAATCGGGTGCACCGACAGGCGGTATACATCGATAAGATCATGGGCCATAAAATAACCAATTAACCCTGCACCACCGTATAACCAGATATCTTTTTGCCCTGAAGAATCGCCCTCTGTCTTGATCCGTTGAATTTGATGCACGATATCGCTATGGATAAATGTCGCATCCGGATCTGAATGCCTTGTTCTTGAAAAAACATATTTTTTCTTTGAATGAATGGCTGCCCACAGCACCCTGTCAGTTTCGGTGGCGTCTTCACCTGGCTGGAAATTCCCCCATCCGTCATAACTGACCCTGCCATAAAAAATCGTATCTATGGAAGACAGAAACCCTGAAAAGTCCATTTCTTCATCCATTATACACCAATCTACTTCTCCGGCAGGGCCTTCAATAAACCCATCCAAAGTAACAGCTAAATCCAAGATTATTTTTCTCATCCCTGGTCAAATTTTCTGATGGGAAGTTAGTGAAAATTGACCGCGTATCCAATTTAGGCATTTTCCGCCTGTTCATCCCTTACTTTTAAGCGCAGCAGTAAGGTTGGCAACACAATTAGTAACAATGGCAGTGCCACCACAAAGCCGCCGATGACCGCTATAGCCAGCGGCTGATGCATTTGTGCGCCGGTGCCGATGCCCAGCGCCAGGGGCAACAGTGCAATAATGGCGCCTATGGCCGTCATAAGCTTCGGCCGGAGACGGGTGCTGATCGCATAAATAATTGAATGCGCTTTATCCATGGTTTTAAGTGACTCCTTGAACTGTGCGTAAGTAAATATGGCATTTTCCCCGATAATACCGACAATCATAATAGTCCCCGTATAGCTGGCGACATTTAACGGTGTCCCTGTCAGATATAGCAGCAGAAAACTGCCGCTGACCCCAAGCACCGCTATGAGTAAAATGACCAGGGCGACCCTAAAATCTTTATATAAGAACAATATCACTGTAAACACCAGCACACTGGAAAGGCAAAGGATCAGCACCAGCTCGCTAAAAGACCGCTGTTGCTCTTTATAGGCACCCCCGTAGTTGATAGCGTACCCTTTAGGCAAATGCACTGCTGTTTTGATTTTGCTTTGAATTTCCTGCATGGTACTGCCCAGATCCCTGCCTTCCAATCTGGCACTTACGATTCCCATATTCTGTAAATTATCTCGTTGTTCTTCTGCGACACCTGTGACAATCTTAAACCGGGCAAAATCAGAAAATAACCTTTTGCCGCCACCTGGTAAAAAAACAGGCTGGCTGCCAATATCACTTATGGAGGGTGGACGATTATGGAAGTACATCATTCGCATCGGTACCAGCTGCAAGGGATCCTGTACATAACTGACAAGAGTGCCGTTTAAATAGCTCTGTACCTGAAACTGGAAATCGGCCGGCGTTATGCCATATCTGGCCATTTCTGCAAAATCAGGCCTTATTACCAGAGAAGGACCTGCAATCGTTATGCCGTCAAAGACATCTGCCGTTCCCTGCACAGCGGACACGATAGCAGCTACTGATCTGGCCGTTTGGTGTAAAATAGGTTGATCACGGCCGAAGATCTGGATTTCAATAGGCTGCGCGGCAGTCATCAGATCCCCTAACATATCGCCGATTACCTGCCCAAAGTCTACCTGAAGCGGCAGTCCGGCTTTTTGAATGCCGTCACGCAGATGGCGGATTACATCTTCAGTAGTCGCCGTCCTGTTCTTCTTTAAGCCGATCAGGTAGTCACCCCTATTAGGTTCTGTAATAAAAAAACCCATCTGTGTGCCGGTTCTGCGATTGTATGTCGCTACATCACTATCGGCTGCAATAATCTGATCTACCTGATCGAGTATCCGGCTTGTTTCGTCTAGTGTTGTTCCGGGCGGAGAACTATAATCCAATACGATACTGCCTTCATCCATTTCCGGCAAAAATCCGGTAGGAAGTCTGGGGACAGTCCAGACGCTTATCAACACCAGTATCGCGACGAAAACGACACTGTAAACAGGCTTGTGTATAAAAAAGCTGACCCATTTTTTTTCTTTGACAGGGTGGCTTTCCAATGGGATGCTTTTCTTTGATCTTTTAGAGAGGATGAGATAAATTACCGGTAAAAAAATCCAGCTAGAGAAAAAAGAACAAATCAGGGTGATGATCATGGTGTCGGTCATCACTTTAAAATAGGCACCCGCGATACCTGACATTAATATAAAAGGAATGAATATGACAATCGTGCTCAAAGAAGATCCCAACATGGCTTTAAGCAGATAGTGAATGGCATTTTTTACTAGTGAAGCGGAGGGGCGACCTGCAAACTCC containing:
- a CDS encoding DUF4760 domain-containing protein yields the protein MESLVEPKYSIAGLDKWINYVTGFVFKYRMLFILLFLIAIGYGVYEAVICSTDSELLRNIAVIATYGSVIIGIFYAILNYEHKHDKDLYDRRFAKCAETYNTICEWHRPAMVVNLKTTKQLFESKKHLILENKAKDFYEQLEESDEARAALIAILNYFESLAVGVNQGILDELFVKKLFRTLMIGYFNDYSFYIMYKRKYQSVPTIWVEFTDLADKWQKRPS
- a CDS encoding LacI family DNA-binding transcriptional regulator; this encodes MKKLSIADIARELNISKTTVSFILNKRAEEKRISPQLVERVEAFIKEVGYKPNPIAKSLRTGKTNIIGLMVENIADPFFAAVARHVENKAYQNGYKILYCSTDNNTEKTKELLDMFRERNVDGCIIAPPVGVEAEITSLLDSGMPVVFFDRHLEGIQTDQVEVNNYESTFEATRLLIAESYRDIGFITFSSTQTQMQGRLAGYRAAVGAAGLKQYILEINFDQDERRIIQPIVDFLRQHKKMDAILFSAIQAGTNGLKAFQQLGIRVPDDLAVIAFDDCDLFELYNPSITAIYQPIDKIAEATIDLLLKRLKKKTPVGEFKKIVIPTGLTLRNSSGLV
- a CDS encoding SGNH/GDSL hydrolase family protein, which gives rise to MKKPGLFISFLLAIAANSFGQQKPAPFKAGDRVVFAGNSITEAGFYESYIWLYYMTHFPNRPITVINGGVGGDVAEQIYRRLEGDLLPKKPTKLVVSFGMNDSKYFEYNDTKNPVTEAKRKEIVQASYKSYLKIQDTLLAHPEIQKIIMSSSPYDETVKQEGSLFKGKAKTMEEIVAFQKKAAKDQHWAYVDLFHPMTVINEKEQEKDSSYTSTGPDRIHPGSAGHLIMAYIFLKDQGLAGNPVARFTIKASKTKAIETENCSISDIQHQAGKFSFSYLAKSLPFPIDTVARVWGNKQVETEALPVIPFMKEFNNEEMKIDGLKGKSYLLKIDGQPITILSSEQLEAGVNLAALHNTPQYQQALQIMDLNSKRKEIEARFRNYYWVQYDFLYDKGLLFDTTQVATDTINANLSKNGWLKAKYEDYEAVRTKAPDLRRQMSTYVDKIYSVNKPVRRQFELIEQ
- the fucP gene encoding L-fucose:H+ symporter permease; translated protein: MAIFTQRYVAMKTDRIPLTDKKYYLLFGFLTTIFLMWGLALTLMDVLNKHFQTALHISKSRSALIQLATFGAYTLVALPAGIYMKRFGYRKAILAGLFLFSIGAFLFIPAANRGSFEYFLMALFILASGMAALETVAHPYVAALGDQRTSDQRINFAQSFNGLGGVIGPAIGSFFLLKAEQQHLSDLSTVKTLYVAIGCVIALMGLVFVFSPFSSTSLPQEAAHPQTGERSGAMQLAAPASVRHLIHEKHFVFSVVAQFFNVAAQAGTWAYFINYGEEVLHLSAEHAGYFFSLSIFLLVIGRFTGTFLMRYIKPHKLLAIFAFCNILMCMIVAQSAGWVSFAALLMINFFFSIMYPTIFSLGLKDLGSCTQQASSFIVMGFLGGAIFPPLMGLIANRHMAASYYLPILCYITIFAFGIRYPRLNKHYRTLHKVDHTPKN
- a CDS encoding ATP-binding cassette domain-containing protein gives rise to the protein MSILEIDSIILELGARRILSDIYIKCETGKVTTLVGANGSGKSCLLNIIMGKLTPLSKSVRIDNKPLKSVYPDINYLPQVPFVPGRLTVSRVFSDYQVRLEEFINHFPSFKTKVKHRFRQLSGGERRLIEVYLLVKTPAKFTLLDEPFTHIVPVHLEKIKPVIQSEKTKGFLITDHLYKEVMDIAQNRYLLQQGKTWPVKDMADLQRLGYINIS
- a CDS encoding sialate O-acetylesterase, which encodes MLNKYLKSVYRIVFFTVFMHFGFVASAGDFPKDSLSVSTVLQSHMVIQQNKPFKVWGKAPQGTVITIKADWMASPLQVRATSDKCFEGIISVPKAKRGDYRTHSIRISGMGQQVVLNDLLIGDLWFLSGQSNMQFAVREMLDSTRVIAEADNPHIRLLNVALNFSAQPVDSIKGNWAVCTPSTVRTFSAVGYSFGAELQKKLNIPIGLIFSGIGASAVQAFVPEEVLKKDSLLNHAYLQPYLQDPKSREPVDAAFSFEKVTRPFLLYNALIHPFIKLSIKGFCWYQGETNYRDRESYTRATIAMIQSWRARFQQGALPFEYVQIAPYAHEKMNPSLAGDAFFREAQAKIRRLNNTNMVLTMDVGDPQNLHPKDKRPVGRRLAEVALNRTYGWLHVPYRGPAFAYAAYRSNRVVVYFVPRTLSGGLHTKDGRAPKFFFLAGSDRVFYPAEASIEGNTVILHTEKVASPVAVRYAFFNYPVTNLQNGAGLPAEPFRSDDWPERLEK